From Drosophila suzukii chromosome 2R, CBGP_Dsuzu_IsoJpt1.0, whole genome shotgun sequence, a single genomic window includes:
- the sbb gene encoding uncharacterized transmembrane protein DDB_G0289901 isoform X3 has product MESMRRNEANTSHHPNKVALNSSNVATESNIKNNKLLANLSAAGAATATATATTGTAAAATTTSTATTANQALNFNNKTKATTTTAAAASANNQRSNHNNNNNNSSAIKKHTNTKLPGKSPACNSSSSSLSSSSSSNSSESKDTNFEYEDEWNIGGIPELLDDLDADIEKSAHSSGGGNQATALNAKQATSSSTSSSSSSKSGSSSTSSSAAAAAGSSSSSHKSHKTTLHSNLSATSPTTIKFTRQPVASGGANSSSSSSSSAAAAPSGGSANVVAKGSSSSSSSTSSSSSGKHHHHHHHHSNSSSSGSSSKGYKSALVAQLNSPSPLNSSSKSLSGSGSGSGNANGAAGAGAGSTLSSSTFAGFSKGGSLVSSSAGAAAATVAGSGQQNSKFSAGGMSSQTGSGSGGNNTSNNNNSSSGTGGSGSGSSAGNSGSGSGSNNNTNAGGPPSSQGGNSGSGSGNSSSSSSGKSSAKMSIDHQATLDKGLKMKIKRTKPGTKSSEAKHEIVKATDQQQNGALGAGSNNSANEDGSSGSGSSSTNASSLGGNNSSSSASSGSSSSSGSSSGSSKKHLNNASAGSGSSSSGGGSQNNAGGHASGGGSSGGSQSTPQGTKRGSSGHRREKTKDKNAHSNRMSVDKSAAAASAAGEKDTPEKGSGSGAGGSTCSCNGEVGAPCSHHACIRRAAHMSNSGGNSNSSGPAGQTGGSSSMSAVPPGVFTPSAGSPSGGSPSTVVPAAASLLAATGATSNNASQLASSNAGSVGGSGGGANAPGPPGKESAGSIKISSHIAAQLAAAAASNSYSGSVANSNQGQNSTSGGSGGSESKAGAAAQAKLMAPGMISATMHHTISVPAGSAGAGDEDTKSPPAKRAKHEAGASGTGGGKEMVDICIGTSVGTITEPDCLGPCEPGTSVTLEGIVWHETEGGVLVVNVTWRGKTYVGTLLDCTRHDWAPPR; this is encoded by the exons GTGGCCCTGAATAGCAGCAACGTAGCAACAGAAAGCAATATTAAGAATAATAAATTGTTAGCTAATTTAAGTGCGGCAGGAGCAGCTACAGCTACAGCAACGGCAACAACAGgaacagcggcagcagcaacaacaacatcgaCGGCGACAACGGCGAATCAAGCGCTGAATTTCAATAACAAAacgaaagcaacaacaacaactgcgGCAGCAGCATCGGCGAATAATCAGAGGAGCAaccacaataacaacaacaacaactccAGTGCGATCAAGAAGCACACAAACACGA AACTACCTGGCAAGAGCCCCGCTTGcaactcctcctcctcgtcgcTCTCCTCGTCGAGCAGCTCCAACTCGAGCGAGTCAAAGGACACGAACTTCGAGTACGAGGACGAGTGGAACATTGGCGGCATACCAGAGCTGCTGGACGACTTGGACGCGGACATCGAGAAGTCGGCGCATTCTTCGGGTGGTGGCAACCAGGCTACCGCGCTAAATGCCAAGCAGGCAACCAGCTCCTCCACATCCTCCTCATCATCCTCTAAGAGCGGATCTTCATCCACGTCATCCtcagcagcagcggcggcgggatcatcatcatcgtcgcATAAATCGCACAAGACCACATTGCACAGCAATTTGTCGGCCACCTCGCCAACCACAATTAAGTTCACACGCCAGCCGGTGGCCAGTGGCGGAGCTAACTCCTCCTCCTCATCATCCTCATCAGCAGCTGCAGCGCCCAGTGGTGGCAGTGCGAACGTGGTGGCCAAGGGATCATCCTCTTCCTCGTCCTCCACATCCTCCTCTTCTTCGGGGAAGcatcatcaccatcaccaCCATCACTCGAACTcgagcagcagcggcagcagttCCAAGGGCTACAAGTCTGCTTTGGTGGCTCAACTGAACAGTCCGAGTCCACTGAACAGTAGCTCCAAGTCCCTGAGTGGATCGGGGAGTGGAAGCGGGAACGCAAACGGTGCAGCGGGAGCTGGAGCCGGCAGCACATTGTCATCCTCGACATTTGCCGGGTTCTCCAAGGGCGGCAGCCTAGTGTCCTCGtcggcaggagcagcagcagctacAGTGGCTGGCAGTGGACAACAGAACTCCAAATTCTCCGCTGGCGGCATGTCCTCGCAAAcgggcagcggcagcggcggcaacaacacaagcaacaacaataacagcaGCAGCGGAACCGGAGGCAGCGGCTCGGGCAGCAGCGCAGGGAACAGCGGAAGCGGTAGCGggagcaacaacaacacaaacGCCGGTGGGCCGCCGAGTTCGCAAGGCGGCAACAGCGGAAGCGGTAGCGGTAACAGCTCCAGCTCCTCCAGTGGTAAATCGAGCGCAAAGATGTCCATAGACCACCAGGCGACGCTCGACAAAGGACTCAAAATGAAGATCAAGCGCACCAAGCCGGGCACCAAGAGCTCGGAGGCCAAGCACGAGATTGTGAAGGCCACCGACCAGCAGCAGAACGGAGCCCTGGGCGCCGGATCCAATAACTCGGCCAACGAGGATGGGAGTTCCGGCTCCGGTTCCAGTTCCACCAACGCGTCTTCCCTGGGAGGCAATAATTCGTCGAGCAGTGCAAGTAGCGGCAGCTCCTCCAGTAGCGGCAGTTCGTCGGGCAGCAGCAAGAAGCACCTGAACAATGCGAGTGCCGGGAGTGGCTCCTCCTCGTCCGGAGGAGGGAGCCAGAACAATGCCGGTGGCCATGCCAGCGGAGGAGGCTCCTCTGGCGGCAGTCAGTCCACGCCGCAGGGCACTAAGCGCGGCAGTTCGGGTCATCGGCGAGAGAAGACCAAGGACAAGAACGCACATTCCAATCGCATGTCCGTGGACAAGTCGGCGGCAGCTGCCTCAGCGGCAGGAGAGAAAGATACGCCAGAAAAGGGTTCCGGTTCGGGAGCTGGAGGATCAACCTGCTCCTGCAACGGAGAGGTTGGAGCGCCGTGCTCTCACCACGCCTGCATCCGGCGCGCCGCACACATGTCCAACTCCGGTGGCAACTCGAATTCGAGTGGCCCAGCTGGCCAAACCGGTGGTTCATCTTCCATGTCGGCAGTGCCACCGGGTGTGTTCACACCATCAGCGGGCTCACCCTCGGGCGGATCACCTTCGACAGTGGTGCCAGCGGCAGCCTCTCTACTGGCGGCTACCGGAGCCACATCCAACAACGCCTCCCAACTGGCCAGCAGTAATGCCGGCAGCGTGGGGGGATCGGGAGGAGGTGCCAATGCACCCGGACCGCCGGGAAAGGAGTCCGCCGGCAGCATTAAAATCTCCTCACACATTGCCGCCCAACTGGCAGCGGCTGCCGCTTCCAATAGTTACAGCGGGAGTGTCGCCAACTCGAATCAGGGCCAGAACAGCACTTCCGGCGGCAGCGGCGGATCGGAGAGCAAGGCAGGTGCTGCGGCGCAGGCCAAGTTGATGGCACCCGGCATGATCTCAGCCACCATGCACCACACGATCTCGGTGCCGGCTGGCAGCGCAGGAGCAGGCGACGAGGATACCAAATCGCCACCCGCCAAAAGGGCCAAGCACGAGGCCGGAGCTAGCGGAACAGGCGGCGGCAAGGAGATGGTAGACATCTGCATCGGTACCTCGGTGGGCACCATCACCGAACCGGACTGCCTGGGACCTTGCGAACCGGGGACCTCCGTAACCCTCGAGGGGATCGTGTGGCACGAGACCGAGGGCGGCGTTCTCGTGGTCAACGTCACGTGGCGGGGAAAGACCTACGTGGGCACTTTGCTCGACTGCACCCGACACGATTGGGCTCCTCCAAGGTGA
- the sbb gene encoding serine-rich adhesin for platelets isoform X1: MESMRRNEANTSHHPNKVALNSSNVATESNIKNNKLLANLSAAGAATATATATTGTAAAATTTSTATTANQALNFNNKTKATTTTAAAASANNQRSNHNNNNNNSSAIKKHTNTKLPGKSPACNSSSSSLSSSSSSNSSESKDTNFEYEDEWNIGGIPELLDDLDADIEKSAHSSGGGNQATALNAKQATSSSTSSSSSSKSGSSSTSSSAAAAAGSSSSSHKSHKTTLHSNLSATSPTTIKFTRQPVASGGANSSSSSSSSAAAAPSGGSANVVAKGSSSSSSSTSSSSSGKHHHHHHHHSNSSSSGSSSKGYKSALVAQLNSPSPLNSSSKSLSGSGSGSGNANGAAGAGAGSTLSSSTFAGFSKGGSLVSSSAGAAAATVAGSGQQNSKFSAGGMSSQTGSGSGGNNTSNNNNSSSGTGGSGSGSSAGNSGSGSGSNNNTNAGGPPSSQGGNSGSGSGNSSSSSSGKSSAKMSIDHQATLDKGLKMKIKRTKPGTKSSEAKHEIVKATDQQQNGALGAGSNNSANEDGSSGSGSSSTNASSLGGNNSSSSASSGSSSSSGSSSGSSKKHLNNASAGSGSSSSGGGSQNNAGGHASGGGSSGGSQSTPQGTKRGSSGHRREKTKDKNAHSNRMSVDKSAAAASAAGEKDTPEKGSGSGAGGSTCSCNGEVGAPCSHHACIRRAAHMSNSGGNSNSSGPAGQTGGSSSMSAVPPGVFTPSAGSPSGGSPSTVVPAAASLLAATGATSNNASQLASSNAGSVGGSGGGANAPGPPGKESAGSIKISSHIAAQLAAAAASNSYSGSVANSNQGQNSTSGGSGGSESKAGAAAQAKLMAPGMISATMHHTISVPAGSAGAGDEDTKSPPAKRAKHEAGASGTGGGKEMVDICIGTSVGTITEPDCLGPCEPGTSVTLEGIVWHETEGGVLVVNVTWRGKTYVGTLLDCTRHDWAPPRFCDSPTEELDSRTPKGRGKRGRSAGLTPDLSNFTETRSSIYFSHAQVHSKLRNGATKGRGATRSASGNAAANSNSSSSGNGGGATPSTSPTAFLPPRPEKRKSKDEAPSPLNGDAADGASGGIGGAGGVNMVNASGIPISASGGGLATQPQSLLNPVTGLNVQISTKKCKTASPCAISPVLLECPEQDCSKKYKHANGLRYHQSHAHGAGGGASSMDEDSMQAPEEPATPPSPGVTSGTGAGASVTSTAPPATAPSAGQGTVAVAPNTPTANSSNPVTNGSAAPTTPATGSVSIAAPSATPSVVETQSTAPISAPPPATPPAPVPICAVTTPGAEQSASSVLPLGNLPLTTGPNAATQQQQPPTQQQQQLLAPGGSGPPSNLQQQQQPVAGGSITAGISGQALSQHQQQLMGGLPAMLSDQQQQALLQQGALKAGVLRFGPPDGNPMQQPGQPPVNPQTQQSPPRPPSHVQDQQTPSAYAQQAGLKTSPGFGSVSVNAAGSKQKKNRKSPGPSDFEGRVSREDVQSPAYSDISDDSTPVAEQELLDKSVGQVVAAKHIELMGKKPPEVGVVGVPPAPAPNMYVPGMYQFYPSQQQAPPPPQQQQQQPQYMVQTEPGKPPGLPPALTQAQQQQQMQQGPPPPTSQPPSHLLGPPGQQSVAAHLADYSGKNKDPPLDLMTKPQSQPGQQPPQQQQQGQQPGSENNGKEVVGPPTSQPGSQPPPVNLSAVSGPPPGALPPGLGGLSALGAAGLGGPGPGKGMPHFYPFNFIPPAYPYNVDPNFGSVSIVASEEAAKLGGHPGLPPSSQSQQLSGISIKEERLKESPSPHDQPKHMPPQQQVSLYIKSLSLPNLIKMCISDDCQQADQAGAHDQAGDQAGAQFKSGSATSATATAAGAAAPTATAATPAATAAACPASQGSAGTGRISHHLPAPLYESGGSAAGARRGPETVLHVHGATESGGRSCCRGSSERRQWRPATSSRYDAQG; the protein is encoded by the exons GTGGCCCTGAATAGCAGCAACGTAGCAACAGAAAGCAATATTAAGAATAATAAATTGTTAGCTAATTTAAGTGCGGCAGGAGCAGCTACAGCTACAGCAACGGCAACAACAGgaacagcggcagcagcaacaacaacatcgaCGGCGACAACGGCGAATCAAGCGCTGAATTTCAATAACAAAacgaaagcaacaacaacaactgcgGCAGCAGCATCGGCGAATAATCAGAGGAGCAaccacaataacaacaacaacaactccAGTGCGATCAAGAAGCACACAAACACGA AACTACCTGGCAAGAGCCCCGCTTGcaactcctcctcctcgtcgcTCTCCTCGTCGAGCAGCTCCAACTCGAGCGAGTCAAAGGACACGAACTTCGAGTACGAGGACGAGTGGAACATTGGCGGCATACCAGAGCTGCTGGACGACTTGGACGCGGACATCGAGAAGTCGGCGCATTCTTCGGGTGGTGGCAACCAGGCTACCGCGCTAAATGCCAAGCAGGCAACCAGCTCCTCCACATCCTCCTCATCATCCTCTAAGAGCGGATCTTCATCCACGTCATCCtcagcagcagcggcggcgggatcatcatcatcgtcgcATAAATCGCACAAGACCACATTGCACAGCAATTTGTCGGCCACCTCGCCAACCACAATTAAGTTCACACGCCAGCCGGTGGCCAGTGGCGGAGCTAACTCCTCCTCCTCATCATCCTCATCAGCAGCTGCAGCGCCCAGTGGTGGCAGTGCGAACGTGGTGGCCAAGGGATCATCCTCTTCCTCGTCCTCCACATCCTCCTCTTCTTCGGGGAAGcatcatcaccatcaccaCCATCACTCGAACTcgagcagcagcggcagcagttCCAAGGGCTACAAGTCTGCTTTGGTGGCTCAACTGAACAGTCCGAGTCCACTGAACAGTAGCTCCAAGTCCCTGAGTGGATCGGGGAGTGGAAGCGGGAACGCAAACGGTGCAGCGGGAGCTGGAGCCGGCAGCACATTGTCATCCTCGACATTTGCCGGGTTCTCCAAGGGCGGCAGCCTAGTGTCCTCGtcggcaggagcagcagcagctacAGTGGCTGGCAGTGGACAACAGAACTCCAAATTCTCCGCTGGCGGCATGTCCTCGCAAAcgggcagcggcagcggcggcaacaacacaagcaacaacaataacagcaGCAGCGGAACCGGAGGCAGCGGCTCGGGCAGCAGCGCAGGGAACAGCGGAAGCGGTAGCGggagcaacaacaacacaaacGCCGGTGGGCCGCCGAGTTCGCAAGGCGGCAACAGCGGAAGCGGTAGCGGTAACAGCTCCAGCTCCTCCAGTGGTAAATCGAGCGCAAAGATGTCCATAGACCACCAGGCGACGCTCGACAAAGGACTCAAAATGAAGATCAAGCGCACCAAGCCGGGCACCAAGAGCTCGGAGGCCAAGCACGAGATTGTGAAGGCCACCGACCAGCAGCAGAACGGAGCCCTGGGCGCCGGATCCAATAACTCGGCCAACGAGGATGGGAGTTCCGGCTCCGGTTCCAGTTCCACCAACGCGTCTTCCCTGGGAGGCAATAATTCGTCGAGCAGTGCAAGTAGCGGCAGCTCCTCCAGTAGCGGCAGTTCGTCGGGCAGCAGCAAGAAGCACCTGAACAATGCGAGTGCCGGGAGTGGCTCCTCCTCGTCCGGAGGAGGGAGCCAGAACAATGCCGGTGGCCATGCCAGCGGAGGAGGCTCCTCTGGCGGCAGTCAGTCCACGCCGCAGGGCACTAAGCGCGGCAGTTCGGGTCATCGGCGAGAGAAGACCAAGGACAAGAACGCACATTCCAATCGCATGTCCGTGGACAAGTCGGCGGCAGCTGCCTCAGCGGCAGGAGAGAAAGATACGCCAGAAAAGGGTTCCGGTTCGGGAGCTGGAGGATCAACCTGCTCCTGCAACGGAGAGGTTGGAGCGCCGTGCTCTCACCACGCCTGCATCCGGCGCGCCGCACACATGTCCAACTCCGGTGGCAACTCGAATTCGAGTGGCCCAGCTGGCCAAACCGGTGGTTCATCTTCCATGTCGGCAGTGCCACCGGGTGTGTTCACACCATCAGCGGGCTCACCCTCGGGCGGATCACCTTCGACAGTGGTGCCAGCGGCAGCCTCTCTACTGGCGGCTACCGGAGCCACATCCAACAACGCCTCCCAACTGGCCAGCAGTAATGCCGGCAGCGTGGGGGGATCGGGAGGAGGTGCCAATGCACCCGGACCGCCGGGAAAGGAGTCCGCCGGCAGCATTAAAATCTCCTCACACATTGCCGCCCAACTGGCAGCGGCTGCCGCTTCCAATAGTTACAGCGGGAGTGTCGCCAACTCGAATCAGGGCCAGAACAGCACTTCCGGCGGCAGCGGCGGATCGGAGAGCAAGGCAGGTGCTGCGGCGCAGGCCAAGTTGATGGCACCCGGCATGATCTCAGCCACCATGCACCACACGATCTCGGTGCCGGCTGGCAGCGCAGGAGCAGGCGACGAGGATACCAAATCGCCACCCGCCAAAAGGGCCAAGCACGAGGCCGGAGCTAGCGGAACAGGCGGCGGCAAGGAGATGGTAGACATCTGCATCGGTACCTCGGTGGGCACCATCACCGAACCGGACTGCCTGGGACCTTGCGAACCGGGGACCTCCGTAACCCTCGAGGGGATCGTGTGGCACGAGACCGAGGGCGGCGTTCTCGTGGTCAACGTCACGTGGCGGGGAAAGACCTACGTGGGCACTTTGCTCGACTGCACCCGACACGATTGGGCTCCTCCAAG ATTCTGTGATTCACCAACTGAAGAATTAGATTCTCGAACTCCAAAGGGACGCGGCAAGCGCGGACGTAGTGCAGGTCTCACGCCCGACCTGAGCAACTTCACCGAGACCAGAAGCTCG ATTTACTTCTCACACGCCCAGGTGCACTCAAAGCTACGCAATGGTGCCACCAAGGGACGCGGAGCGACGCGCAGTGCCTCTGGCAATGCGGCAGCCAATAGCAACAGCAGCTCGTCGGGCAATGGAGGCGGGGCCACGCCCAGTACATCTCCTACAGCGTTCTTGCCGCCGCGTCCTGAGAAGCGCAAGTCCAAGGACGAGGCGCCTTCACCGCTCAATGGCGATGCGGCGGACGGAGCGTCTGGCGGTATTGGCGGAGCTGGTGGAGTGAACATGGTGAACGCCAGCGGCATCCCCATCTCGGCCAGCGGCGGTGGCCTGGCCACGCAGCCGCAAAGCCTGCTCAACCCGGTCACCGGCCTCAATGTGCAGATCAGCACCAAGAAATGTAAGACTGCCTCGCCCTGCGCGATCTCCCCGGTTCTGCTCGAGTGTCCCGAGCAGGACTGCAGCAAGAAGTACAAGCACGCCAACGGGCTGCGCTATCACCAGTCCCATGCCCACGGAGCGGGCGGTGGTGCAAGCTCCATGGACGAGGACTCGATGCAAGCGCCCGAGGAGCCGGCCACGCCTCCCTCTCCTGGAGTTACAAGTGGAACGGGAGCAGGAGCATCTGTCACATCAACAGCACCCCCAGCGACGGCGCCATCAGCGGGTCAGGGAACCGTGGCAGTAGCCCCGAACACGCCCACCGCCAATTCCAGCAATCCCGTCACCAATGGCAGTGCTGCACCCACGACACCAGCTACTGGATCGGTATCCATTGCCGCTCCTAGTGCCACCCCCTCTGTGGTAGAGACGCAATCTACAGCGCCAATTTCTGCACCCCCACCAGCCACTCCACCAGCTCCAGTACCCATTTGCGCAGTGACTACACCTGGAGCAGAGCAATCTGCATCGTCAGTATTGCCGCTGGGCAATCTTCCACTGACAACAGGCCCAAATGCCGCgacacagcagcagcagcctcctacacagcagcaacaacaattgcTCGCCCCAGGAGGCAGTGGGCCGCCAAGCAacctgcagcagcagcagcaaccagTGGCCGGAGGCAGCATCACCGCTGGAATCTCTGGACAGGCTCTGTCACAGCACCAGCAACAGCTAATGGGTGGCCTGCCGGCAATGTTGTCcgatcagcagcagcaggcatTGTTGCAGCAGGGAGCAC TTAAAGCGGGAGTTCTGCGCTTTGGCCCTCCGGATGGAAATCCCATGCAGCAGCCAGGTCAGCCACCGGTAAATCCACAGACGCAACAGTCGCCTCCAAGGCCGCCGAGTCATGTCCAGGATCAGCAGACGCCATCGGCCTACGCTCAGCAGGCCGGATTGAAGACTTCGCCTGGATTTGGCTCCGTAAGCGTGAATGCCGCTGGCAGTAAACAGAAGAAGAACCGCAAGTCACCCGGACCTAGTGACTTTGAGGGCCGTGTTTCCCGCGAGGATGTCCAGAGTCCGGCCTACAGTGATATCTCCGATGACTCCACGCCCGTGGCCGAGCAGGAGCTGCTGGACAAGTCAGTCGGCCAGGTAGTGGCGGCCAAGCACATAGAGTTGATGGGCAAGAAGCCACCGGAGGTGGGCGTTGTTGGTGTCCCACCAGCTCCAGCTCCCAACATGTATGTGCCGGGCATGTACCAGTTTTACCCGTCTCAGCAGCaggcaccaccaccaccgcagcagcagcaacaacagcctCAATACATGGTACAGACGGAGCCAGGCAAGCCACCTGGATTGCCACCTGCATTGACACAAgctcaacagcagcagcagatgcaGCAGGGCCCTCCTCCGCCTACCTCACAGCCCCCAAGTCACCTGCTTGGTCCACCTGGTCAGCAGTCGGTGGCCGCTCACCTGGCGGACTACAGTGGCAAGAACAAGGATCCACCGTTGGATCTGATGACCAAACCACAGTCACAGCCAGGTCAGCAGCCTccgcaacagcagcagcagggcCAACAGCCAGGATCGGAGAACAATGGCAAGGAGGTCGTTGGACCTCCCACCTCGCAGCCGGGATCTCAGCCGCCACCGGTGAACCTCAGTGCAGTGTCTGGACCGCCGCCAGGAGCTCTGCCACCTGGTCTAGGTGGTCTCTCGGCGCTGGGGGCAGCCGGTCTAGGCGGTCCTGGACCCGGCAAAGGCATGCCCCACTTCTATCCCTTCAA CTTTATTCCGCCTGCGTATCCGTACAATGTTGACCCCAACTTTGGGTCAGTTTCAATTGTGGCTTCCGAGGAGGCCGCCAAACTAGGTGGGCACCCAGGTCTGCCGCCCAGCTCGCAGTCGCAGCAGCTGTCGGGGATTAGTATCAAGGAGGAACGCCTTAAGGAAAGTCCTAGTCCGCACGACCAGCCCAAGCACATGCCACCGCAGCAACAGGTTAGTCTCTATATCAAATCACTTTCTTTGCCGAATCTAATAAAAATGTGCATCTCAGATGATTGCCAACAAGCTGATCAAGCAGGAGCCCATGACCAAGCAGGAGATCAAGCAGGAGCCCAATTCAAATCCGGGTCAGCAACATCAGCCACCGCAACAGCAGCCGGCGCCGCAGCCCCAACAGCAACAGCTGCCACCCCCGCAGCCACAGCAGCCGCATGCCCTGCATCCCAAGGATCTGCAGGCACTGGGCGCATATCCCACCATCTACCAGCGCCACTCTATGAGTCTGGCGGCAGTGCAGCAGGCGCGCGACGAGGACCTGAGACG GTACTACATGTTCACGGGGCGACAGAATCAGGCGGCCGCAGCTGCTGCCGCGGCAGCTCAGAACGCCGCCAGTGGAGGCCTGCAACCTCATCCCGGTATGATGCACAAGGATGA